From the genome of Deinococcus sp. JMULE3, one region includes:
- the mscL gene encoding large conductance mechanosensitive channel protein MscL, translated as MLSGFRDFIMRGNIVDLAIAVATGAAFTALVGAFSTAFINPLIKLATGGGAIGGKFVINGVEFDYGLFITALITFLITMLVLYVVVVTPYNRFRERLAKPAAPVVVEPTAQEKLLAEIRDELRRR; from the coding sequence ATGCTGAGTGGATTCAGAGACTTCATCATGCGCGGCAACATCGTGGACCTCGCTATCGCCGTCGCGACGGGTGCAGCCTTCACCGCACTGGTGGGCGCCTTCTCGACAGCCTTCATCAACCCGCTGATCAAGCTGGCGACCGGCGGCGGCGCCATCGGCGGCAAGTTCGTGATCAACGGCGTGGAATTCGACTACGGCCTGTTCATCACGGCGCTCATCACCTTCCTGATCACCATGCTCGTCCTGTACGTCGTGGTCGTCACGCCCTACAACCGCTTCCGCGAGCGCCTGGCCAAACCCGCCGCACCGGTCGTCGTGGAACCCACCGCCCAGGAAAAACTGCTGGCCGAGATCCGCGACGAACTGCGCCGCCGCTGA
- a CDS encoding serine hydrolase: MRPLTAALIGLTATLPAQAQTPTQMPSSLPDAVTRLFSGPVQSGWLAPSFLAALPADGLQAALDGLTAQLGAFVRTETRGDLLVAVFERGELNVLAALDDQGRFMGLRFVPLMATASGEGSPREVLTRIFSGPLDVSMFAPDFLAAVPEAQLRALLDDVTAQFGALKDVQIGAQMAALIFERGQLNVTQFSLDDQGRVTGLLLTPPPPVFTSLDEARAAFAALPGQVSLLVQEVGAPTPAAALNVTRPLAVGSTFKLAILAELQAQVNAGQRQWTDEVTLTDADRSLPSGTLQDAPTSSRYTLRDLAARMIAQSDNTATDLLLGVVGRAGVEARFGQRPFLNTREAFALKNPANAALLAEYRAATLNVPARRAVLDRARVAPLPAAADFAGGPLARDVEWFATPATLCRLMNDVAALKETQLNPGVADPARFRSVSYKGGSEPGVLNLTTQVTTLTGRTYCVSATWNAPVPLQEDAFVGLYGATLDLLK; the protein is encoded by the coding sequence ATGCGCCCCCTCACCGCTGCCCTGATCGGCCTGACCGCCACCCTGCCCGCGCAGGCCCAGACACCCACCCAGATGCCGTCCAGCCTGCCGGACGCCGTGACGCGCCTGTTCAGCGGCCCCGTGCAGTCCGGGTGGCTGGCGCCGTCCTTCCTGGCGGCCCTGCCCGCCGACGGCCTCCAGGCGGCGCTGGACGGCCTGACCGCCCAGCTGGGTGCGTTCGTGCGGACCGAGACGCGCGGCGACCTGCTCGTGGCAGTGTTCGAACGCGGTGAACTGAACGTGCTGGCGGCGCTGGACGACCAGGGGCGCTTCATGGGTCTGCGCTTCGTGCCGCTCATGGCGACGGCGTCCGGGGAGGGCTCGCCGCGCGAGGTGCTGACCCGCATCTTCAGCGGCCCGCTGGACGTCTCGATGTTCGCGCCGGACTTCCTGGCGGCCGTGCCGGAAGCGCAACTGCGCGCCCTGCTGGACGACGTCACGGCGCAGTTCGGCGCCCTGAAGGACGTGCAGATCGGCGCGCAGATGGCGGCCCTGATCTTCGAGCGGGGGCAGCTGAACGTCACGCAGTTCTCGCTGGACGACCAGGGCCGCGTGACGGGACTGCTGCTCACGCCGCCCCCGCCGGTCTTCACGTCGCTGGACGAGGCCCGCGCGGCCTTCGCGGCCCTGCCCGGTCAGGTCAGCCTGCTCGTGCAGGAGGTCGGTGCGCCCACGCCCGCCGCCGCGCTGAACGTCACGCGGCCCCTGGCGGTCGGCTCCACGTTCAAGCTGGCGATCCTGGCCGAACTGCAAGCACAGGTCAACGCCGGTCAGCGGCAGTGGACGGACGAGGTGACCCTGACCGACGCTGACCGCAGCCTGCCCAGCGGGACCCTGCAGGACGCCCCCACGAGCAGCCGCTACACGCTGCGGGACCTGGCGGCGCGGATGATCGCGCAGAGTGACAACACCGCCACCGACCTGCTGCTGGGCGTGGTGGGCCGCGCGGGCGTGGAGGCCCGCTTCGGCCAGCGGCCCTTCCTGAACACCCGCGAGGCCTTCGCGCTGAAGAACCCCGCGAACGCCGCGCTGCTCGCCGAGTACCGCGCCGCAACCCTGAACGTGCCCGCGCGCCGCGCAGTGCTGGACCGTGCCCGCGTGGCGCCGCTGCCCGCCGCCGCCGACTTCGCGGGCGGCCCCCTGGCGCGGGACGTGGAGTGGTTCGCCACGCCCGCCACACTGTGCCGCCTGATGAACGACGTGGCGGCCCTGAAGGAGACGCAACTGAACCCCGGCGTGGCCGACCCCGCCCGCTTCCGCAGCGTCAGTTACAAGGGCGGCAGCGAGCCCGGCGTGCTGAACCTGACCACGCAGGTCACCACCCTGACCGGACGCACGTACTGCGTGAGTGCCACCTGGAACGCCCCGGTCCCCCTGCAGGAGGACGCGTTCGTCGGGCTGTACGGCGCGACCCTGGATCTCCTGAAATAA
- the gatC gene encoding Asp-tRNA(Asn)/Glu-tRNA(Gln) amidotransferase subunit GatC — translation MIDAAQIDHLAQLARLHLNAEERAAMQADLTRVLGYFEQLSEVDTDGVQEMQRPVNLVNVLRDDVAGEVFPVATVTALAPESMPDGHIRVPRTVETD, via the coding sequence ATGATTGACGCGGCCCAGATCGACCACCTCGCGCAGCTCGCGCGGCTGCACCTGAATGCGGAGGAACGCGCGGCCATGCAGGCCGACCTGACCCGCGTGCTCGGCTACTTCGAGCAGCTCAGCGAGGTGGACACCGACGGCGTGCAGGAGATGCAGCGCCCCGTGAACCTCGTGAACGTCCTGCGCGACGACGTCGCCGGTGAGGTGTTCCCCGTGGCGACCGTCACCGCGCTGGCGCCCGAGAGCATGCCCGACGGCCACATCCGCGTGCCCCGCACCGTGGAGACCGACTGA
- the serS gene encoding serine--tRNA ligase, with the protein MLDLKFIRENAGAVKHAVDVKGVNLDIDELLRLDRELVDLKQRVEAMQAERNANAKLVPKATPEERPTLIQRGKDLAEEIKALDPALRAHEDNLKQLLLRVPNIPHASVPVGRDDSENVELRREGQLPTFDFTPLDHVDLLEKQGWSDPERVARVSGSRSYLLKGEAVMLEMAVLMFAMDFLSGRGFTPLSTTALARPEAFVGSGHFPGGEDQVYKIEGDELMLAGTAEVPVNSLYAGEQLSLEGLPIAYAAISAAFRSEAGSAGRDVRGLIRVHEFRKVEQYVLCRADEPEALDWFGKILGNAEALLAALELPYRVVQNCTGDMGAGKVLMYDIETWVPSEEKYRETHSCSYLGDWQARRTGLRYRDEHGKLVYAHTLNNTGIAAPRILVPLLENHQQADGTIRVPEALRPYLGGKAVLGQPVR; encoded by the coding sequence ATGTTGGACCTCAAGTTCATCCGTGAGAACGCCGGGGCGGTGAAGCACGCCGTGGACGTCAAGGGCGTGAACCTCGACATCGACGAACTGCTGCGCCTCGACCGCGAACTGGTGGACCTCAAGCAGCGCGTGGAGGCCATGCAGGCCGAACGCAACGCCAACGCGAAACTGGTCCCGAAGGCGACGCCCGAGGAGCGCCCCACCCTGATTCAGCGCGGCAAGGACCTCGCCGAGGAGATCAAGGCGCTCGACCCGGCCCTGCGCGCGCACGAGGACAACCTGAAGCAACTGCTGCTGCGCGTGCCGAACATCCCGCACGCCTCTGTGCCGGTCGGGCGGGACGACAGTGAGAACGTCGAACTGCGCCGCGAGGGTCAACTGCCCACCTTCGACTTCACGCCGCTGGACCACGTGGACCTGCTGGAAAAGCAGGGCTGGAGCGACCCCGAGCGGGTGGCGCGCGTGTCCGGCAGCCGCAGCTACCTCCTGAAGGGCGAGGCGGTCATGCTGGAAATGGCGGTCCTGATGTTCGCCATGGACTTCCTGTCCGGCCGGGGCTTCACGCCGCTGTCCACCACCGCCCTGGCGCGCCCCGAGGCGTTCGTCGGCAGCGGGCACTTCCCCGGCGGGGAAGACCAGGTGTACAAGATCGAGGGTGACGAACTGATGCTCGCCGGGACCGCCGAGGTCCCCGTGAACAGCCTGTACGCCGGGGAACAGCTCAGCCTGGAGGGGTTGCCGATCGCTTACGCCGCGATCAGCGCCGCGTTCCGCAGCGAGGCCGGCAGCGCCGGGCGGGACGTGCGCGGATTGATCCGCGTGCACGAGTTCCGCAAGGTCGAGCAGTACGTCCTGTGCCGCGCCGACGAGCCCGAAGCCCTGGACTGGTTCGGGAAGATCCTCGGGAACGCCGAGGCGCTCCTCGCGGCGCTGGAACTCCCGTACCGCGTCGTGCAGAACTGCACGGGCGACATGGGCGCCGGGAAGGTCCTGATGTACGACATCGAAACCTGGGTGCCCAGCGAGGAGAAGTACCGCGAAACGCACTCCTGCTCGTACCTGGGCGACTGGCAGGCCCGCCGCACCGGCCTGCGCTACCGCGACGAGCACGGCAAACTCGTGTACGCGCACACCCTGAACAACACCGGCATCGCCGCGCCGCGCATCCTCGTGCCCCTGCTGGAAAACCACCAGCAGGCCGACGGGACCATCCGCGTCCCTGAAGCGCTGCGCCCCTACCTGGGCGGCAAGGCCGTGCTGGGCCAGCCCGTCCGCTGA
- a CDS encoding DinB family protein yields MTKPLLDPAALAPMGATPEDVRARLDRELDLFHAHLRTRQGDWTHTQPGRDWSPAQEAEHVLKINDSIARGVGLLLSKRELRPMPQTPGELTPDGRRVAPPHTQPGAAGLAWDDLDATWTHSRAGLSIVTGALRATPGRTLWHPFFGELDALDWTRMVAAHLYQHRRALERSAQP; encoded by the coding sequence ATGACCAAACCGCTGCTGGACCCGGCTGCCCTGGCCCCCATGGGCGCCACGCCCGAGGACGTCCGCGCCCGTCTGGACCGCGAACTCGATCTGTTCCACGCGCACCTGCGCACCCGTCAGGGCGACTGGACCCACACTCAGCCGGGGCGCGACTGGAGCCCCGCGCAGGAGGCCGAGCACGTCCTGAAGATCAACGACTCCATCGCGCGCGGCGTCGGCCTGCTGCTGTCCAAACGGGAACTGCGCCCCATGCCGCAGACGCCCGGTGAACTCACGCCCGACGGCCGCCGCGTCGCCCCGCCCCACACCCAGCCCGGCGCTGCGGGCCTCGCGTGGGACGACCTGGACGCCACCTGGACGCACAGCCGCGCGGGCCTGAGCATCGTCACGGGCGCGCTGCGCGCCACGCCCGGCCGGACCCTCTGGCACCCGTTCTTCGGGGAACTCGACGCGCTGGACTGGACGCGCATGGTCGCCGCGCACCTGTACCAGCACCGCAGGGCCCTGGAACGGAGCGCGCAGCCGTGA